The Cerasicoccus sp. TK19100 genome window below encodes:
- a CDS encoding PP2C family protein-serine/threonine phosphatase yields MSDGETARPMAPGSRKLFQALMEQTPDRVYFKDLRSRFLVVSQAMAEKHGCNNPDELIGKTDFDFFDDEHARDAFEDERQIILTGKPVINKEEREVWPDGSITWVSSTKVPLFLESGKIAGILGITRDMTDEHHARTMIQHHNDILSRDLESARQVQKLMIPGRVPDFDGMTVGVSYRPMEAVGGDIIVFPVTPKKFTFFFIGDVCGHGLSAAMYTVLVRHLTDQLASQYDGDPEQFLTSLNTLLLGQFNNRFMSAICGHLLLTESGHLTYTAANTGHPPPFVWRKATHTLEKLEFSESMAIGLMDEPSSKPIQGELGTGDRLFLYTDGLPEILDAYGELTFEQLIRATVQLSPQHQADSITERVRQIGDEITMEDDLTLAVIEGP; encoded by the coding sequence ATGTCTGATGGAGAAACCGCACGCCCAATGGCACCTGGCAGCCGAAAGCTGTTTCAGGCGCTGATGGAGCAAACGCCTGACCGCGTTTACTTCAAGGACTTGCGCAGCCGCTTCCTGGTCGTCAGCCAGGCCATGGCGGAAAAGCATGGCTGCAACAATCCGGACGAGTTGATCGGCAAAACCGATTTCGACTTTTTCGACGACGAGCACGCACGGGACGCCTTCGAGGACGAGCGGCAGATCATTCTCACCGGCAAGCCCGTCATTAACAAAGAAGAGCGCGAAGTCTGGCCCGACGGCAGCATTACTTGGGTCTCATCCACCAAGGTACCGCTCTTTTTAGAGTCCGGAAAGATCGCTGGCATCCTCGGTATCACCCGCGACATGACCGACGAGCATCACGCACGCACGATGATCCAGCATCACAACGACATTCTCTCGCGTGACCTCGAAAGCGCGCGCCAAGTGCAAAAGCTGATGATCCCCGGTCGCGTCCCGGACTTCGACGGCATGACCGTCGGCGTATCCTACCGCCCAATGGAGGCCGTTGGCGGCGACATTATTGTCTTCCCCGTCACGCCCAAGAAATTTACATTCTTCTTCATTGGCGACGTTTGCGGCCACGGCCTGTCCGCAGCCATGTACACCGTGCTCGTGCGCCACTTGACGGACCAGCTTGCCTCGCAATACGACGGCGATCCCGAGCAATTTCTCACCAGCCTGAACACCCTGCTGCTCGGCCAGTTTAACAACCGGTTCATGTCCGCGATCTGCGGCCACCTGTTGCTCACCGAGAGCGGCCACCTAACCTACACTGCCGCAAACACCGGGCACCCGCCCCCGTTTGTCTGGCGCAAAGCCACCCACACACTCGAAAAACTGGAGTTCTCCGAAAGCATGGCCATCGGCCTGATGGACGAACCGTCATCAAAGCCAATCCAGGGCGAACTCGGGACCGGCGACCGTCTTTTTCTCTATACGGACGGCCTACCCGAAATCCTCGATGCTTATGGCGAGCTGACTTTTGAACAGCTGATCCGCGCCACCGTGCAGCTCTCCCCGCAGCATCAGGCGGACTCCATTACCGAGCGCGTCCGCCAGATCGGGGACGAGATCACCATGGAAGACGACCTAACCCTCGCGGTGATCGAGGGACCGTAA
- a CDS encoding sulfatase-like hydrolase/transferase: protein MSKRPNILWISFEDSNPCYGCYGDKVAQTPNVDQLAAEGCIWPNAYSSAPVCAPARAGVITGMYAISVGAQHMRTSHEQEGMPGLPTPYSAVLPAHVKCFSEYLRAEGYFCTNNIKTDYQFETPLTAWDELGFEAHWRNRPDHEQPFFAVFNFEQSHESNMWEENCKGLVIDPADVELPPYFPDTPRVREAMARMHSNIASNDQRLGELLRQLEEDGLAENTIVCHWSDHGPLPRGKRWLYDSGLHVPMIVRWPGQLEPGTVNESLVSTIDLAPTMMSAIGMAPPRHLHGQVFFGPHTDEPRQYIYASRDRLDSAYDRVRCARDERYKYIRNYFPEKCRAAWQPYMHQHPIMQEIWRLRTEGKLNELQEELFFAPSRAPEELYDTHADPHELNDLSADPKFTATLSRLRDSLDSWLREVGDMSELNEFEMVRRWYPDGKQPQTTAPLPVVVDVNHPGVDFYQSEEHYQAPAWLMLESSTEGASIAWRYADDSRDHWRLYTQPIQLNEGAHRITAKAIRIGYINSEAVSINLDLKASSKTKVGNYVKAGNV, encoded by the coding sequence ATGAGCAAGCGCCCCAACATCCTCTGGATCTCTTTCGAAGACAGTAACCCATGCTACGGTTGCTATGGTGACAAGGTTGCCCAAACGCCGAACGTCGATCAGCTCGCCGCCGAGGGCTGCATCTGGCCCAATGCCTACTCAAGCGCACCGGTTTGCGCGCCCGCACGTGCAGGAGTCATCACTGGTATGTATGCCATCTCCGTCGGCGCACAGCACATGCGCACCAGCCACGAGCAAGAGGGCATGCCCGGCCTGCCAACGCCCTACTCCGCCGTGCTGCCCGCGCATGTAAAATGTTTTTCGGAATACCTCCGCGCCGAGGGCTACTTTTGCACGAACAACATCAAGACCGATTACCAGTTTGAAACACCACTCACCGCGTGGGATGAGCTCGGCTTTGAAGCGCATTGGCGTAATCGGCCCGACCACGAACAGCCGTTTTTCGCCGTCTTTAACTTTGAGCAATCCCACGAAAGCAACATGTGGGAGGAAAACTGCAAAGGCCTCGTGATCGACCCGGCCGACGTCGAGCTACCGCCCTACTTCCCCGACACGCCACGTGTCCGCGAAGCGATGGCGCGCATGCATTCCAATATCGCCAGCAACGACCAACGCCTCGGCGAACTGCTACGCCAATTGGAAGAAGACGGACTGGCGGAGAACACCATCGTCTGCCACTGGAGCGACCACGGCCCGCTGCCGCGCGGCAAACGCTGGCTCTACGACTCCGGGCTGCACGTGCCAATGATCGTGCGCTGGCCCGGCCAGCTAGAGCCCGGCACGGTGAACGAGAGCCTGGTCAGCACCATCGATTTGGCCCCCACCATGATGTCTGCCATCGGCATGGCCCCGCCTCGTCATCTCCATGGTCAAGTGTTCTTCGGCCCGCATACCGATGAGCCTCGCCAATACATATACGCCTCACGCGACCGACTGGACAGCGCCTACGATCGCGTACGCTGTGCCCGTGATGAGCGCTATAAATACATCCGCAATTACTTTCCGGAAAAATGCCGCGCCGCCTGGCAGCCCTACATGCACCAGCACCCAATCATGCAGGAAATCTGGCGACTGCGCACGGAAGGCAAGCTAAACGAATTGCAGGAAGAATTATTCTTTGCCCCGAGCCGCGCGCCGGAGGAACTTTACGACACGCACGCCGATCCGCATGAGCTGAACGATCTCTCAGCCGACCCTAAATTTACCGCCACTTTATCACGCCTACGTGACAGCTTGGATAGTTGGTTGCGAGAAGTTGGCGACATGAGCGAGCTGAACGAATTCGAAATGGTCCGCCGATGGTATCCCGATGGCAAGCAACCGCAGACCACGGCACCGCTCCCCGTCGTGGTGGACGTCAATCACCCCGGTGTCGATTTCTACCAGTCCGAAGAGCACTACCAAGCCCCCGCATGGCTGATGCTGGAATCCTCGACCGAAGGTGCCTCGATCGCGTGGCGCTACGCCGATGACTCCCGCGACCACTGGCGGCTCTACACCCAGCCCATCCAACTAAACGAAGGCGCGCACCGGATAACCGCCAAGGCGATTCGCATCGGCTACATCAACAGTGAAGCAGTGTCGATCAACCTCGACTTGAAAGCATCAAGTAAGACCAAGGTGGGCAATTACGTTAAAGCCGGCAACGTCTGA
- a CDS encoding prepilin-type N-terminal cleavage/methylation domain-containing protein has protein sequence MVAIVGVLAAILIPVVGKVRNKAHETTCASNLRQLHMAIIAMSNENNGVLPAAQTTVEDGNNQFWVNAVLDYVDYPDSEEFKAEFSCPSWEGNSAGKHWYLGYAYNENPAYMGDSSGITKNTDNRGENYRLKSDGSGPQYNLSVVTFPSNRLMFIDSKAWHINKMVGSKEEIQPDFDRHGDSCNAVFFDGHVESMNSLEAVRLSVADPQKYSPDAQSGEG, from the coding sequence GTGGTCGCCATTGTCGGCGTATTGGCGGCTATCCTTATCCCGGTAGTTGGAAAGGTGCGCAATAAAGCCCATGAAACGACATGCGCATCCAACCTGCGCCAGTTGCACATGGCGATCATTGCCATGTCCAACGAAAACAATGGGGTGCTGCCTGCCGCACAGACTACGGTGGAGGATGGCAATAATCAGTTCTGGGTGAACGCGGTGCTGGATTACGTGGACTATCCCGATTCAGAAGAATTTAAGGCGGAGTTTTCTTGCCCAAGTTGGGAGGGGAACTCTGCTGGCAAGCACTGGTATCTGGGCTACGCCTATAATGAAAATCCCGCATACATGGGCGATAGTTCAGGCATAACCAAGAACACGGATAATCGCGGCGAGAACTACCGACTTAAGTCAGATGGTTCTGGTCCGCAATACAATCTTAGCGTGGTTACCTTTCCTTCCAATCGATTGATGTTCATCGATTCGAAGGCTTGGCACATTAATAAAATGGTGGGTAGTAAAGAAGAGATTCAACCTGATTTTGATCGCCATGGCGACTCCTGTAATGCGGTGTTTTTCGATGGGCACGTGGAGAGCATGAACTCGCTCGAAGCCGTTCGCCTGAGCGTTGCCGATCCGCAAAAGTATTCGCCCGATGCGCAATCGGGTGAGGGGTGA
- a CDS encoding helix-turn-helix transcriptional regulator, with product MSHREYFFRPDTLLEAIPMVGRSRNRSSLHAFKPHRHDCIEICVITGGVIDYFTERQQYSLGPGSIQISQPDEWHGLPNDLLHPCNLYWIHVETNLLGSALLASQLQRLPNWLDTGGLELLPHLESIINNCHRPPPHAELDQQAHLWMLLSTLVRLANAQTEQTLPTTLRRALDLIEDSREPIRVNELAEQLNTHRSHLHRLFANHLGVSPQSYQNERRLRQATQELHSSARTITDIAFSLGYNTTQHFATAFKARYGESPTEFRKKNLS from the coding sequence ATGAGCCATCGTGAGTATTTTTTTCGCCCGGACACCCTGCTTGAAGCCATACCGATGGTTGGCCGGTCGAGAAACCGCTCCAGCCTCCATGCATTCAAGCCTCATCGCCACGATTGCATCGAGATATGCGTCATCACCGGCGGCGTCATTGATTACTTCACCGAGCGCCAGCAGTACTCCCTCGGCCCTGGCTCCATCCAAATTAGTCAGCCCGACGAATGGCACGGGCTGCCCAATGATCTGCTACATCCATGTAATCTGTATTGGATTCATGTAGAAACCAATCTGCTGGGCTCTGCATTGCTCGCGAGCCAGCTCCAGCGTCTACCCAATTGGCTGGATACCGGCGGCCTGGAGTTATTGCCGCATTTGGAGTCCATCATCAATAACTGCCATCGCCCCCCGCCACATGCGGAGCTCGATCAGCAGGCTCACTTGTGGATGCTACTCTCTACACTCGTTCGCCTCGCCAATGCGCAAACGGAGCAAACGCTTCCGACCACGCTTCGTCGCGCGCTTGACTTGATCGAAGACAGCCGCGAGCCGATTCGGGTAAACGAACTCGCCGAGCAGTTGAACACGCATCGCTCCCATCTTCACCGACTCTTCGCGAACCACCTGGGCGTTTCACCACAATCCTACCAAAACGAGCGTCGCCTTCGACAAGCCACCCAAGAGCTGCACAGCTCGGCGCGCACCATTACCGATATCGCTTTTAGCCTCGGCTATAACACGACTCAGCATTTCGCCACCGCCTTCAAAGCACGTTACGGAGAAAGCCCAACGGAGTTTCGCAAAAAGAACCTTTCATAG
- a CDS encoding PEP-CTERM sorting domain-containing protein, giving the protein MNKILLLGLSSCFALSANAVTIVSSVSDLTFAYSGGASEAGSSAGSLSIESAKNSDAIASLPASYELGVGETMTISFDMQFDNVLASTSSTFDIRFADGLTFYGVRLNPVTTTNAITFDETSNTNLGKFSTDAGMGTNVNTLTFEVERTGLEEMTLSFSSPQISSTERSRTSTGVPVDSVFSQLAFEFTGSGWNEDFGGSMAIATITNLTIDTTGTVIPEPSTYAMMIGASVLALGIMRRRKQ; this is encoded by the coding sequence ATGAATAAGATACTCCTCCTCGGCCTTTCCTCCTGCTTTGCCTTGAGCGCAAACGCGGTGACCATCGTTAGCAGTGTTTCTGACCTAACCTTCGCCTACAGCGGCGGTGCCAGTGAAGCTGGCTCCAGCGCAGGTTCGCTCAGCATTGAGTCGGCTAAGAATAGCGATGCCATTGCCAGCCTGCCCGCGAGCTACGAACTCGGTGTTGGCGAAACGATGACCATTTCTTTCGACATGCAGTTTGATAACGTCTTGGCGAGCACTAGTTCGACTTTTGACATTCGCTTTGCTGATGGGTTGACCTTTTACGGCGTCCGCCTGAATCCGGTGACGACTACCAACGCAATCACCTTCGACGAAACCTCCAATACCAACCTGGGTAAGTTTAGCACGGACGCAGGAATGGGCACGAATGTGAATACACTCACTTTCGAGGTCGAACGGACCGGCTTGGAGGAAATGACGCTGAGCTTTTCCAGCCCTCAAATCTCCTCAACTGAGCGTTCGCGAACCAGCACTGGTGTTCCGGTTGATTCGGTATTTAGCCAGTTGGCATTCGAGTTCACCGGAAGCGGTTGGAACGAAGACTTTGGTGGCAGCATGGCGATCGCAACCATCACGAATCTCACCATCGACACGACTGGCACGGTGATCCCCGAACCTTCAACCTACGCCATGATGATTGGCGCTTCGGTCTTGGCCCTCGGTATTATGCGCCGCCGCAAGCAGTAA
- a CDS encoding right-handed parallel beta-helix repeat-containing protein produces MLNILDFGAVGDGKTDNTQAIQAALDKAAQSRGSVYVPDGHYMTGPLRMSPFTSLVGNPAWGFRDVGGSILELNDPQGDCLINISRATGVTINGLSLNGGEQGKNAHGIMLNQDDYGSWGEEATICIERCRIDNFTGCGLYFKRIWCFSVRHCMISHNGGDGIWLRGWDGFVMDNWLTGNKRAGLGAYEENASVTFTANRVEWNFGAGLEIHGGDHYNITGNFFDRSGGPAIDIKDRDGVHASQITMTGNIFYRNGKPTRCGDQPYDSSHVRIRKARGLVMTSNVGEVAADDPNSSESDLTSPDYGLVIGELENSIIKDNIFDRGFKKELIVDLGGHRGSVLVKDNIGSQHTGATRAASA; encoded by the coding sequence ATGCTGAACATTCTCGACTTTGGTGCCGTCGGCGATGGCAAAACAGACAACACGCAAGCGATTCAGGCAGCGCTGGACAAGGCGGCCCAATCGCGCGGCTCGGTTTACGTACCTGACGGCCACTACATGACCGGCCCGCTGCGCATGAGCCCGTTTACCAGCCTCGTCGGCAATCCCGCCTGGGGCTTCCGCGATGTCGGCGGCTCAATCCTGGAGCTCAACGACCCGCAAGGCGACTGCCTGATTAATATCTCCCGCGCAACCGGCGTTACCATCAACGGGCTTAGCCTCAACGGCGGCGAGCAGGGCAAGAACGCGCACGGCATCATGCTTAATCAGGACGACTACGGCAGCTGGGGCGAAGAGGCCACGATCTGCATCGAGCGCTGCCGCATCGATAACTTCACTGGCTGCGGTTTGTATTTTAAGCGCATCTGGTGCTTCAGTGTGCGCCATTGCATGATCTCCCACAACGGCGGTGACGGCATTTGGCTGCGCGGCTGGGACGGCTTTGTCATGGACAACTGGCTGACCGGCAACAAGCGCGCTGGCCTGGGTGCCTACGAGGAGAACGCCTCCGTCACCTTTACCGCGAACCGTGTGGAGTGGAACTTCGGTGCCGGGCTGGAAATCCACGGCGGCGATCACTACAACATCACCGGCAACTTCTTTGACCGCTCCGGCGGCCCGGCCATCGACATTAAAGATCGCGACGGCGTGCACGCCTCGCAGATCACCATGACCGGAAATATCTTCTACCGTAACGGCAAGCCTACCCGATGCGGTGACCAGCCCTATGACTCCTCACACGTGCGAATTCGCAAGGCGCGCGGCCTGGTGATGACCAGCAACGTGGGCGAAGTGGCGGCCGATGACCCCAACTCCAGCGAAAGTGATCTGACCTCGCCGGACTATGGCCTCGTGATTGGCGAGTTGGAGAACTCCATCATCAAAGACAACATATTCGACCGCGGCTTTAAGAAAGAACTCATCGTCGACCTCGGCGGCCATCGTGGCAGCGTGCTGGTCAAAGACAACATTGGCTCCCAACACACCGGAGCCACCCGCGCCGCGAGCGCATAA
- a CDS encoding phytanoyl-CoA dioxygenase family protein has protein sequence MITNPGTKIVISNEQRESFFHNGFIRLDNVISEEELNWYRDRYDAMFEDESKIKQLGGKDGSGRATLPQILGPSRENPEFCEQPYFERMLDVSRQLLGPTAAFKFDHMILKPAGFGRETPWHQDQAYHQPTHRYLNINFWMPLEDVSIEDGCMQYVRYTHGGAVVPHRYLIPGCNTSALVADNQDFWMANATPLPCPAGSVCLHLSYCMHYASANTSSRPRRAYISIFEADSEPLAEPIHLPWQEDPYWPDLAPQA, from the coding sequence ATGATTACCAATCCCGGAACGAAAATCGTGATCAGCAATGAGCAGCGTGAGTCATTTTTCCACAACGGATTTATTCGTTTGGACAACGTTATCAGCGAGGAGGAGCTGAACTGGTATCGTGATCGATACGACGCCATGTTCGAGGACGAGTCTAAGATTAAGCAGCTTGGAGGCAAGGACGGCAGTGGCCGCGCAACGCTGCCGCAGATACTGGGGCCGAGTAGGGAGAATCCCGAATTTTGCGAGCAGCCGTACTTTGAGCGGATGTTGGATGTGTCGCGGCAACTGTTGGGGCCGACGGCGGCGTTCAAGTTCGACCACATGATTTTAAAGCCGGCAGGCTTTGGGAGGGAGACTCCCTGGCACCAGGATCAGGCTTATCATCAGCCGACACACCGTTACCTGAATATTAATTTCTGGATGCCGCTGGAAGATGTGAGCATTGAAGATGGCTGCATGCAATATGTGCGCTACACGCATGGCGGCGCAGTGGTCCCGCATCGCTATTTGATTCCCGGTTGCAACACGAGCGCACTGGTGGCGGATAATCAGGATTTCTGGATGGCCAATGCTACGCCATTGCCTTGTCCAGCAGGCAGCGTGTGTCTGCATCTTAGCTATTGTATGCATTACGCCTCTGCTAACACCAGCAGCCGCCCGCGCCGCGCCTACATCTCTATTTTCGAGGCGGATTCCGAGCCACTGGCCGAGCCGATTCACTTGCCTTGGCAAGAGGACCCTTACTGGCCGGATTTGGCACCGCAGGCTTGA
- a CDS encoding LacI family DNA-binding transcriptional regulator: MIPLSTRPHITLRDVAKEAGVSLATVSRALRDDPSTAQKTRQQVQRVAEKLGYRPDPALQVLIERRWRGRRADEGLNLCFIYDSTATESSVASTQFKRFKESSKALGYTLIPIDMSEFANVQKLIHRLESQGVSGIVFSLLSSTTYDISELCQRFAAVSINVSQVQPNCPIIMHDEFRSIEKVWKQLEALGYSRFGVIFEEYPDSLSMDQRLGAVYCRQRFVKPARNRIPIFFYQKNESDQQEKLDRWLKKYQPDVLLGDTHHEVEMLVAAGVKVPDDFAFASVNMWDATKIGEIAGYFRDNVLLFERGLQLLNMMVRSGATGASQGQLVEMVHGDWKDGQTLPALT; encoded by the coding sequence TTGATACCCCTGAGCACGCGTCCGCATATTACCCTGAGGGATGTTGCCAAAGAAGCCGGCGTCAGCCTGGCTACGGTTTCGCGCGCCCTGCGGGACGATCCTAGCACCGCACAAAAGACACGCCAGCAGGTGCAGCGCGTCGCGGAGAAGCTCGGCTACCGGCCGGACCCGGCGTTGCAGGTCTTGATCGAGCGACGCTGGCGTGGACGCCGCGCAGATGAGGGGCTGAACCTTTGCTTCATCTACGACAGCACGGCGACAGAGTCCAGCGTAGCCAGCACACAGTTCAAGCGCTTCAAGGAGTCTTCCAAGGCGCTGGGTTACACGCTGATCCCAATCGACATGAGTGAGTTTGCCAACGTGCAAAAACTGATCCATCGCCTGGAGTCGCAGGGGGTGTCGGGCATTGTCTTTTCACTGCTTTCGTCGACCACGTATGACATCAGTGAGCTCTGCCAGCGCTTTGCCGCAGTGAGCATTAACGTGTCGCAGGTCCAGCCCAACTGCCCGATCATCATGCACGACGAGTTTCGCAGCATTGAGAAAGTTTGGAAGCAGTTGGAGGCGCTGGGCTACAGCCGCTTTGGAGTGATCTTCGAGGAATATCCCGATTCGCTGTCGATGGACCAACGCCTCGGCGCGGTCTATTGCCGCCAGCGATTTGTGAAGCCCGCCCGCAACCGCATTCCCATTTTCTTTTACCAAAAGAACGAATCGGACCAGCAGGAGAAGCTCGACCGCTGGCTGAAAAAATACCAGCCCGACGTGCTGCTCGGCGACACGCATCACGAAGTCGAGATGCTGGTAGCTGCCGGGGTGAAAGTGCCGGACGATTTCGCCTTTGCCTCCGTGAACATGTGGGACGCCACGAAGATCGGCGAGATCGCGGGCTACTTCCGCGACAATGTGTTACTCTTTGAGCGCGGCCTGCAACTGCTCAATATGATGGTCCGCTCCGGCGCTACAGGAGCCAGCCAGGGCCAGCTCGTTGAGATGGTGCACGGCGACTGGAAAGACGGTCAGACGTTGCCGGCTTTAACGTAA
- a CDS encoding alpha/beta hydrolase, whose protein sequence is MPIPRIIAFFALMLISAHAANAQDWLDIVEYKTIADGKNLELHICYPQGHTPDDKSPAVIFFFGGGWRGGKPGQFYPYIIDLAKQGVVGISAEYRTKSSHGVSPVECVKDAKSAVRYVREHAAEMGIDPNRIIAAGGSAGGHVAACTAISDAPEESGENLAISSRPEALILINPVISTGPEGYAHGYVTASIADWQSISPLHRVDGMPPTLLQTGEDDTTTPLPLQVQFQEQMETAGQRCDLVIYQGAGHGFFNKPEFQPEAKEQINTFLRSLGYMN, encoded by the coding sequence ATGCCGATCCCCCGTATTATTGCTTTTTTCGCCCTCATGCTTATCAGCGCGCATGCTGCCAATGCCCAGGACTGGCTGGATATTGTTGAGTATAAAACAATCGCTGATGGAAAGAATCTCGAGCTGCACATCTGCTATCCGCAGGGGCACACGCCCGATGATAAAAGCCCGGCCGTCATCTTCTTTTTTGGTGGTGGCTGGCGCGGTGGCAAGCCGGGGCAGTTCTATCCTTATATCATCGATTTGGCCAAGCAAGGCGTCGTGGGCATTTCTGCGGAATACCGCACAAAGAGCAGCCACGGCGTGAGCCCGGTGGAGTGCGTGAAAGACGCGAAGTCGGCCGTGCGTTACGTTCGTGAGCATGCCGCGGAAATGGGCATTGACCCGAATCGCATCATAGCGGCTGGCGGATCTGCCGGTGGTCATGTGGCGGCCTGCACCGCCATTAGTGATGCGCCGGAAGAGAGTGGCGAGAACCTTGCGATTAGCTCTCGCCCGGAGGCGCTGATTTTAATCAATCCCGTCATCAGCACTGGCCCGGAAGGCTATGCGCATGGATATGTCACGGCGTCTATTGCCGATTGGCAAAGCATATCACCGCTGCATCGCGTGGACGGCATGCCGCCGACACTGCTGCAAACGGGTGAGGATGACACGACCACACCGCTGCCGCTCCAAGTTCAATTCCAAGAGCAAATGGAAACCGCTGGCCAGCGCTGCGATTTGGTTATTTACCAAGGTGCCGGTCATGGCTTTTTTAACAAACCAGAGTTCCAACCAGAAGCCAAAGAGCAGATTAACACCTTTTTGCGCTCGTTGGGATACATGAACTAA
- a CDS encoding mechanosensitive ion channel family protein translates to MNALQWLCPTVEAAKPENWWQVIVVGVVWLAIFSVFRGKTGDPNERYNPKIWFKENAELPILALVMAVLAAAMAMAEIATPVFRVAATLFVMWTVIGVVTSFIRDRFWAQSTAGILFLMSAAMVLTVDDAVVDFLETITLPIPAGGESLSLWKLFTVAASLAVALWIGIGFSQFVERRVDTIDRINASTRALIGKIIRIFFIIIAMVVGLTSVGVNLSALTVFGGALGLGLGFGLQKIVSNLISGFILLSDRSIKPGDVIELDDTYGWINSLRARYVSVITRDGTEHLIPNEDLITQRVVNWSFTHDRVRIKIDVGISYKEDPHQAIEICKAAAAKQSRVIKEPAPICLLKGFGDSSVDLQLRFWIRDPHEGVANIQSAVLLEIWDRFKEEGIEIPFPQRDLHIKSSVPLVMQSQAEKATDRDKDSEDEGKN, encoded by the coding sequence ATGAACGCCCTGCAATGGCTATGCCCCACCGTCGAAGCAGCAAAGCCTGAGAACTGGTGGCAGGTCATTGTCGTCGGCGTGGTTTGGCTGGCGATATTCTCAGTTTTCCGTGGAAAAACGGGGGACCCCAACGAGCGTTATAACCCGAAGATCTGGTTCAAGGAAAACGCCGAGCTGCCGATCCTTGCTCTGGTGATGGCCGTGCTCGCTGCCGCCATGGCGATGGCCGAAATTGCCACGCCGGTCTTTCGGGTCGCGGCGACTTTATTCGTCATGTGGACGGTGATCGGCGTCGTCACGTCGTTTATCCGCGACCGTTTTTGGGCGCAATCCACGGCGGGGATTTTATTTTTAATGAGCGCTGCAATGGTGCTCACGGTGGACGATGCCGTGGTCGATTTTCTGGAGACTATCACCCTACCCATTCCCGCAGGCGGTGAATCGCTCTCGCTGTGGAAGCTCTTCACCGTGGCCGCCTCACTCGCGGTCGCGCTCTGGATTGGCATTGGGTTTTCGCAATTCGTCGAGCGACGGGTGGACACCATTGACCGCATCAACGCCTCCACCCGCGCGTTAATCGGCAAAATCATCCGCATCTTTTTTATCATCATCGCCATGGTCGTCGGGCTGACGTCGGTCGGCGTCAACCTCTCGGCGCTCACGGTGTTTGGCGGCGCACTCGGCCTTGGCCTGGGCTTCGGTCTGCAAAAAATCGTCTCCAACCTGATCAGCGGCTTCATCCTCCTGTCGGACCGCTCGATCAAACCAGGCGACGTCATTGAGCTCGATGACACCTACGGCTGGATCAATAGCTTGCGCGCGCGCTACGTCTCCGTAATCACCCGCGACGGCACCGAGCACCTGATTCCGAACGAAGACCTGATCACCCAGCGCGTGGTCAACTGGTCCTTCACGCACGATCGCGTGCGGATAAAAATCGATGTCGGCATCTCCTACAAAGAGGACCCGCACCAGGCGATTGAAATCTGTAAAGCCGCCGCGGCCAAGCAGTCGCGCGTCATCAAAGAGCCCGCGCCGATCTGCCTGCTCAAGGGTTTTGGCGATAGTTCGGTGGACCTGCAACTCCGCTTCTGGATCCGCGATCCGCACGAGGGCGTGGCCAATATTCAAAGCGCCGTGCTCCTCGAAATATGGGACCGCTTTAAAGAAGAAGGTATCGAAATTCCGTTCCCGCAGCGCGACTTGCACATTAAGAGTTCTGTCCCGCTCGTGATGCAATCTCAGGCTGAAAAAGCAACCGATCGCGACAAAGACTCCGAGGACGAAGGCAAGAATTAG